Sequence from the Rutidosis leptorrhynchoides isolate AG116_Rl617_1_P2 chromosome 3, CSIRO_AGI_Rlap_v1, whole genome shotgun sequence genome:
TACAGGAAAAACTGGAAAAAAAACCCGAAGACCGTATCAGACCGATCCATAACCGAACCGAACTTTTTCGTTCGGGTACTCGGTCCAACGTTTTTCGGATTTTCGGTCATCAGTCCGGACCGAACCGAATCGAACCCGAAAAAGAAAAACTAAAAATAACCGAACCAACAAATACATGCTCCGGTCCTCCGTCCACTTTTTTCTTCAATCTGGGACTCGGTACAGTCCGGTTGTGTACCATGCACACCCTACGTACAATAGTTTTATGCACATTAATGACAACTCTGACGTTAGAAAAATTCATATACTTTATGGCCCACACGTATGCTGGAATTTTTGGAAACTGAAAAAACCCTTTTTTTTGCAGCTCATTGCAAGGCATTCGCATTATACATGCAGTAGCAGGGGTGGGTCGAACAATGCTAATTAGCGATTCAGGGCAGGTTTACACCTTTGGAAAGGACTTGTTTGGGGAATCTGAGTATGCATCTCAAGGAAATAAACAAGTTAACACTCCTCAATTGGTTGAGTCTTTAAAAGACATATTTGTTGTACAAGCGACAATTGGAAAATTGTTTACGGCTGTATTATCACGAGAAGGAAGAGTCTACACTTTCTCTTGGGGTAATGTGGCCAAACTCGGTCACTACACCGACCCAACTGATGTTGAACCCCGTCCGTTATTGGGCCCGCTAGAAAACATACCCGTGGTCCAAATTGCGGCGGGCTATTGCTACCTTCTTGCATTGGCTTGGCAGCCTAGTGGCATGTGagttttacttgaacttgttggtCAGTTGGCTTTTGCTACCTTCACTCAAAATGACTAAATTGCCCTTTTATATAATACTCCCTCTGTGCATATTAATTGTCCCAAAAAATATACTTTTAAAAATATCATCATTACATTGTACTTTTTGTAGTACTTTACAGTTTTACCCTTCACTTTTTACCTATCTTTTTAACAACCTGTCAAGACATGGGTCAAATAAGTTTTGGGTCAACGTTCTATTCATCATGTTTTATAGTGAAACAAAAATCAATTTGTTTGCACTCAATATTCTTGAATCTGACACTGATCAACTTGTTGTCGTTACAGGTCGGTTTACTCGGTTGGTTGTGGTCAAGGAGGGAAATTAGGGCACGGGAACAAAACTGATGACCACCAGCCAACATTGATACAACATTTTCAGACTCTGAACGTGCAGCCTATGGTGATTTCAGCTGGTGCATGGCATGCAGCCGTGCTTGGGACCAACGGCAAGGTCTGTACATGGGGTTGGGGCAACAGTGGTTGTTTGGGCCATGGAAATGATGAATGTCAATTGGTCCCAAAAGTGGTTGAATCATTAAGCAATGTTAAAGCTGTACATGTTGCCACAGGGGAGTATACTACGTTTGTAGTTTCTGATGATGGTGATGTTTATTCATTCGGGTATGGAGGATCATTGAGTCTAGGACATGATACCGCAGAGGACGATTCGCAGGTTCGAAAACGCATTGTGTTTTTTGTCCactttttttttaggattttactAACGACAACCCTTAGAGTTGTTAACGCGCTAAATGTGTTATACAACTCATTAACCGTCAACTTAAAGTCAGCATTAACCGCTATGTACAACCTGTTTATTCGTGTTAACGACAACCTTTCCTTagcaaaataatttttattatcaataaGGTTAGGTTTTATGATATTTTTCTTTATTGTCCAGGGAAATAGGTATGCTAATGTGTTGATCCCGAAGATAGCGACATCGTTGAAGGAAATTAACGAAAGGGTGGTACAAATCAGTCTTTCAAACTCAAACTATTCGAAAGCGCACACATTTGCGCTTACTGAAACAGGAAAGTTGTATGCATTTGGAGCTGGGAACAAAGGGCAGTTAGGGATGCAACTTTTGGCAAATCAAACCACAAGGCCAACACCGGAGCGGGTGGAACTCGATCTCAGTTAGCAAAGTGATGTTGGTAGGTTGGGTAGACAATGGAATTAAGAAAATGCTAGGGGGCTTGAAGTAAATTTTGCTTAATGGTTTTGAAGGAGTAAATATTAGTAGTTTTTTATGGTTTATTTGATTATTTGatttgaacaaatttatttattattttgatcGTACTATGCTTTGAAAATTCTTTTTTtggttaaataaattaaaaacttgggTGTTAGTTCGGAAAATAATCGAAGGTGttgtgaaaagaaaacaaaaatagaaagaaaaaacataaaaagttgcatttttaAATGCTATTTTAAAAAAGAATATTTAAACTTAGCTTTTAGAAATTTCCATATACTATGAAAATGTCCACTGACAACCTTATAACTAAAAAGCCAAGTAGATATCGATCATTAACATTTTATTGTAtaacaaataattattataatctttACATGTATTAAAATTAGAATTGTACTAACGACAACCTTTAAGCTTGTAGTTAACATACATAAAAGAATAGTATATGCTGATTATTAGAGCTCTCGTTGTCCACACCGTCGCTCATCAAATCAGTCACCGACACCGGAAAAACGGACACCAGCACACCATCGCGCCACCGTCGATTCCGCTGTCGTTGCCCACTGTCGCGCCACCGACAGTGTGTTTATggctttttttcttctttttttctttttaaattattgtATTTTTCTATTGGTCCACCTCATATAAATGGACACCAAAATAGACACCGAACGACACCCCAGTTTAATCAATTTCAAGGTCCATTTTTGACACCGAAATGGACCTTGACAAAGAGACACGAACACCTCGTGCTCTTACTGACGTTCAAGTCACGGTTATTGTTTTGCACAAGCTTGTTAAACACGTTAACGACAACTTTATGGCTGTCATATCATATTTTTATGAACTTTTTAAAgctgttttattattattttctaaaGCTATTTTTATgcatattgttttttttttttccacCAAGTCAACCTGTTTAGAACATCTTTAACCATGTCAAACAAAAGTGGCGTGTTGATGGGTATGGGTATGGTGCATGACGGGCGtgattgatatcgcatatttcgtacgcattttccttagcgatatcggatacattttggtccttttggatacgatttggtgttattttgataagaGTTGTGAAAGTTCGAGTCCTAAGACCAAAGaaatgaattttgaagatatttgatggtttttagtgattttatatgaaagcaagtgaaagggattggtttgatttgagtttggttcgaaaacaggtgattttagtgagttttcagctccgATTCAGCAAAAAGAGGGTTGGAGCGCCACTCCAAAAGGTAGCGCGCCGCTCCAATGGGCATGAAAATCAGTTCGACCGTTTTCAGGAAGCCAGAagtcaaaatcacaggttatggcgcgccgcgcaaggttatggcgcgccgcgcgagttactggcgcgccgcgccactttgagTTCGGTTCAGTTTTTgtttcctatttaaagcccgaaaaataccctaactttacactttcgcatccagacgatttccagcagctttttgacgaacttaggtgatttttggggtttctcaaggtgattctaacacatcaatcattccggaaacaagtctcgatcggtttatcattcaagattcaatcattaattaggttaatctctttgtttaaaacaatgaattcttctattactttgattgtgatttttgttctagccatgatttttggctaaacttttaatgtttgtctagattgaatatttgcatgtgtttggatgatactttgtagttttattaattaatgcatgataattatgagttttgattaagaaccattcttgtgggtgttgattattgttactaggttgattagtaaatcttgtttgaacaaagggaaccctgtttcaatttagtgatctaatttccaattgatttgtcttaaccgattgggtgcttactggaccaagggggtaaaccgggtaacattgattgaacgaaataggggtgaattgtgtggagcgaacgcgtaaccaattgaatcttaatcttataattagttaattattaagtcacaaacgaaagaggtctttggtgaaagggaaccctaagccaataaatcctagtttgacgtgtttgctaaaagagaactctgggtaaaccgactctgtaattgcgtgcattgataaatagaactagtgcttaataacaaatcatccaacactgcgaataggagatctaggcgaacattcttctatctattgaattcaaatatctttacgttttgttgagtcagcatttatttttataaacttaaaaatacaaaaatatcgtcttttacttttaatcaatctttgatttggctaatcgttaaatagccaccaaaacaaactatctcgtactttcgattttcgtagattatcttagtttattttattagaacaatcttaattctcacgtttaaactgtccttggaacgatttcggaattaccaattttatactattacacgatcgggtacactgcctgttagtgtgtagtaatctttaaaccggcattttctagagataaattatatactagatttcccacatcaagtttttgacgccgctgccggggacagttgtgtcgaaaattaagattgttatctaattgttcttagtttagtttagttatagttcattatttcttttcgttattctcagttgaatcggtgcgtttaatcagttgttagttgtgatttcgcaggtaacaggtagtgcatgccacatacgcgttcttctaattctccgattcttcaaccatttgcagaacccgaaagagagttattcagagcgttaagtcacgaacaacagtctacagtggattcatctttttcttcaagtgctaatataattaatttgggtagtagttctgaaacagtggtgcccgatacaccacctgaaatcagagaagaagaagaatcttacatttcattagatcttttcgagactgaagatatgtctgaccaagaacaaccacctcgtcctcagactatggcacaaaagttgaaggccacacgagggggccaaggcaattcgattactcaaccgaacatcactcagccttttcaaattacagggccgatcctgaatttgatttcttctgattgccgattttatggcaaggatactgaggatgctaacgagcatcttcgtaattttaatgatgtttgtaatttgtttaagttgcatgaggttgccgatacttcagtcaagacaaggctttttccttggactcttaagggagaagccaagagatggttagataagcaaccagagagCACGAttactgtaacaccccagcttaacatgaccacaatattgtccgctttgcccgcaggagcacggctttttcttggcgaccacacacgagaagcactttcccaggaggtcacccatcctggtagtgctctcgcccgagcacgcttaactgcagagtacttacacatctgctctgcatgtggtcccaaaacacgttgtgtcatttaagcgtgagtattaccttataatcccatgatcactcatgttcgtgggtgatgtgggatttgcctagggtgttacaattgcctcttgggagactttggaggataagtttttatcgaagtttttccctgcgtctcgagctgctagacttcaagcagaaatttcacaattcagacaaaagagcagtgagacgttatttgatgcttgggaccgttttgctactttgttacgctcatgtccgcaacatgggttgaatgatttacagaaggttcagattttctacaaggggtgtgatatcccaactcgtcagactattgatcaagcagcaggtggtacgttaatggataagaccgaagaagagacgttagagataattgaaaagcaagctgcttactctcacgaatggcatcaagatcatgagtcattccatggtgcatatgacgattttgggtctataagtgctaagttggattcctttggtaggaatttggaaaagataaataaggatattcatggtatgaaggtgggttgtgagtattgtgggggattgcATCTggaaaaagattgtgatgcaggtttgactatgaatcagaaggaagagatagcttatattagtcaacagaacaacaatcagtttcagggacgtgcgcagtttaataggaatttcaacaatccctataatcctcaaggtaatcaaggttcgaggttccagccaggttctagtggaggatatcaacagcaagctccagggtattttcagaaaccccaagccgaagagaaaaagtccaatcttgaagctatgatcgagaagcttgtgatatctcaaactcagcttgttactactgttactcagaacaatgagaagaatgatcaaatgtttcgaaatcaacaaacaGCGATTCAGAAtctagagaaacaaattggtcagcttgctagtcagaataatgtgaggaaaccgggggagttaccgagtaaaacCGATAATAACccaaagaatgggcacgttaatgctatcattacacgcagtggtttagcatatgattcacctaGTAAGCCCGATGAGGATGATTtacgagtgccgttggttaaggatagtgagccggttatTGTTAGTGAACTGGAGGGGGATAAGGAGCctgaacaggtgattgagaaggttgtgagggtaccgAAAACTATTGCTGCTAAACCTgaagttaaagagtatcaaccaccgctcccattcccgaggaagcagagactgGAGAAGCTAGAGGCGGAAaattccaagttcatggacttgattaaaaaagttaacattaatttgccttttattgatgtgattgcaggtatgcccaagtatgcaaggtttcttaaggacttgctaactaacaggaagaagctggagaacgtgtcttcagttaggttgaatgccgcatgctcagtggtagttgcaaacaagcttctcgagaagcttgaggatcctgggagttttaccattccttgtttattaggtaacttggattgtatgagggcgttggcagatttgggggctagcataaatttaatgccctattctatttatttgaagctagatcctggggagttgaaacccacacgaatggctattcagctagcagaccgctctattaaattccctcgtggaattatcgagaatatgctagttaagaccgggtcgttggtttttccggcagatttcgtggtgttagatatggaagtggatgataggattccactgattttgggtcggccatttttaaatactgctaggtgtatcattgatgtatatggccaacagttgacccttcagATAGATAATTTGCATGCAACTTTTTCAATTGACCACACTTTAAAATACCCTGTGTACACCGATGATGTatgctattttcttaacactgtgaatgtccactctgagttgttgcaggaattcccagagttacagggttcaggagaatgttcattggttgaaattgatgaagagttgcaggttgaggaggtggatattttgaccaccttgatggaaaacggctatgagccgactgaggaggagttcaaaaaaCTCGAGcgtgatgcggattaccggagcaagtcttcaattgaagaacctcccgagttagaattgaagccacttcctggtcatttggaatacgcttatttgcaggaggaatctaagcttccggtaattatttcttcttctcttactacaggtcagaaaactgagcttgtaaccatgctgcaggcccataaaccggccattgcgtggaaaattcacgacattaagggtattagtccctcctattgcacccacaaaatcctaatggaggataactccaaacctgtggtgcaacgtcaaaggaggttgaacccgcacatgcaagatgtcgtaaagaaagagatcattaagcttctcgatgcaggtctgatttacccgatctctgacagttcttggattagcccggtacactgtgtacctaagaaaggtggtatgactcttaccaccaatgataaaaacgagttaatttccactcggactgtcacggggtggcgtgtttgtattgactatcgaaagttgaacgacgccacacgtaatgaccacttcccgttacctttcatggatcaaatgctagagaggttagcgggaaacagcttttattgttttcttgatggtttttcgggctatttccaaattcctatctcgcccgaggaccaggagaaaactactttcacgtgcccgtatggcacattttcataccgacgcatgccctttgacctttgcaatgctccggccacttttcaaaggtgcatgatggccatattccacgatatgatagaggattgcatggaggtgttcatggatgacttttcggtcttcggtgacacttttgattcatgccttctgaacttagaacggatgttggaacggtgtgaaaagtctaatcttgtgctcaattgggaaaagtaccatttcatggttcaagggggcatagttctcgggcacaagatttccaaggacggtattgaggtggatcctgcgaaggtaacggctattaagaaccttccacctcccaccgatgttaagggtgttcggagttttctcgggcacgccgggttttaccggcggtttattaaggatttttctaaaatcgctaacccgatgaacaaactccttgaaaaggacacgctgtggaatttctccgacgagtgccaaaaggcattcgatcttcttaaggagaaactgatcaatgcaccaatcataattgctccgaattggtcccttccattcgagcttatgtgcgatgcttccgattttgctgttggctctattttgggtcaaagggttgagaaacacttccgacccatctactatgcaagcaagaccttgcagggagcgcaattgaattatactaccactgagaaggagctccttgcggtggtcttttcttttgataagttcaggtcctacttagtcttgtctaagattatagtttttacggaccattctgctctgaagtacctattttcgaaaccggatgcgaaacctcgactgcttagatggatcttgcttttgcaagaattcgacatcgagatccgggataagaagggtgctgaaaatctagcggctgaccacttgtctagactcgagaacccaaatctcgaagtccttcacgaatcgagtatcGATGATGATTTTttcgatgaatatctcatggcgatggacaaggtggacaagccgtggtacgtggacattgctaattatctcgttgggggattcttggaaaaagggtggtcacatcaaaagaggaagaaattcttcagtgaccttaagtactatttctgggaagctccctatctttttcgttgttgtcccgatggggtcatccgccggtgcgtttccggtgaggagtgtatgcgtattttgaccaagtgccatagtgggcctaccggtgggcattttggaccccaaatcacggggcgaaAAGTCTATGATGtcggcttcttttggccgacaattttcaaggatgcccacagGATTTACAAGTcgtgcgattcttgccaaagggccggtaaagtcaccaaacgggatgagatgcctcaacaaagcatccaagtttgcaaaatatttgacgtttggggaattgactttatggggccatttccgaaatctcagaattatagttacatactcgttgctattgactacgtgtctaaatgggccgaagctcaAGCTttgcccacaaacgatgcacgagttgtgatttccttTCTTAAGCGTTTAttttctcgatttggaactcctaaagctttaattagcgatagggttactcatttttgtaacgctcaaatggagaaggtattgaagcgatatggagttctccataaagtttctacttcataccatccccaaacgagcggacaggttgagaacaccaatcgagctcttaaagggattcttgagaaaacagtgggttcgaatccgaaggagtgggcgaacaagctcgatgaagctttgtgggcgtttcgaaccgcctataaaacgccaattggtaccactccttatcggttggtttatgggaaagagtgccatctcccattggagattgagcataaggctatgtgggcacttaaaaagtgcaatttagatttgaaggaagccggacgcctaagggcggggcaattgaatgagcttggtgaattacgccttgatgcgtacgaaAATTCTTTAATTTACAAAGAGAAAACCAAGCTATGGCATGATAGGAggttaaagggtccaaaagagtttaatgaaggcgatcgagtgcttttatttaactctagattaaagcttCTACCcgaaaaacttaagtcccggtcgacgggaccatttgaggttgttaaggtgtacccttatggtgcaattgagttgaaaaatgctagtggtacgacctttaaggttaatggacatcgtgtgaagaaatatttcgatggtccattagagattgatgatggggttcacgtggaacccgatcctaaggttacttgaagttggaaacgagtcttgtgaatgactcggtaataaacttcacattgtttTATAGTTTGTATattttgtgcttgtttgatgatatgtgcaatgtgatcatgctcggatttttgttggggttgtttgggggtttttaggttgagaaaatgggttaaaatggcttaaaaatgCGAATTTTTGAGAAAACAGCATTTGGGGCACCGTTCCGTATTTGTGCGCGCCGCTCCA
This genomic interval carries:
- the LOC139897632 gene encoding ultraviolet-B receptor UVR8-like, which gives rise to MDATASEPPSIQCLNIPEQPIPEMVTSPNSSSRHCFGDATPGEFPLSAHPSIVLHVLTSCNLDPQDLAKLEATCSFLRQPAQFAPDYELCLPEVAALDMCQKRAIFKPMTSEKRDEFKLRCGGSWKLVLKFLLAGEAGTRREKSQAIAGSCHSVVVTSKGSVYTFGSNASGQLGHGTTDEQSQPRVISSLQGIRIIHAVAGVGRTMLISDSGQVYTFGKDLFGESEYASQGNKQVNTPQLVESLKDIFVVQATIGKLFTAVLSREGRVYTFSWGNVAKLGHYTDPTDVEPRPLLGPLENIPVVQIAAGYCYLLALAWQPSGMSVYSVGCGQGGKLGHGNKTDDHQPTLIQHFQTLNVQPMVISAGAWHAAVLGTNGKVCTWGWGNSGCLGHGNDECQLVPKVVESLSNVKAVHVATGEYTTFVVSDDGDVYSFGYGGSLSLGHDTAEDDSQGNRYANVLIPKIATSLKEINERVVQISLSNSNYSKAHTFALTETGKLYAFGAGNKGQLGMQLLANQTTRPTPERVELDLS